Proteins encoded by one window of Tubulanus polymorphus chromosome 7, tnTubPoly1.2, whole genome shotgun sequence:
- the LOC141908542 gene encoding uncharacterized protein LOC141908542 isoform X2: protein MMGVISSKLFMKQQPHVDNQRSYGVVTAKLIANEIDFDSNDSYSLCVGIGKQRKRIGNNADLGPPADNDAKSLSEIFRNGYKIPPMNQKLFICDGSTDAPDKTNILESLENFARKATKSGVLIFTFSGHNWYNLRETSSRPYLIPSDFDGTKNSAISSVDLRKCLRKTNAKAVIIILDCCYSGKLGREFLSESKLKTSVFVLSSCLPMQRSLSYRELGHGIFTYFLTKYFTKRDENQGAFPLQLLLEYCHPLFKAMNKLQSPFLEVDCLMTPEALSNISAKEVHELDDVDGAVSIDHLLFIRKYIWRHLGRDEDNWFIASKIPLSAVAWVWSSADSLNVLWNGGILTKNVEDQNFFTTIVMNEIRSICQLIYADESSAETLLFKVEIFLLAFLCIARVLSECVHIDLTPDLNDLQGALIAFIFKVSSLTNVSWKSDGPMDELIRFLQRVTADCTITEDTGLDAVDGCITVPRVQVVQLIDAHARLMTYT from the exons ATGATGGGTGTTATATCGAGCAAACTGTTCATGAAGCAACAACCGCACGTGGATAATCAACGATCGTATGGTGTCGTTACGGCAAAACTGATTGccaatgaaattgatttcgaTTCAAATGACAGTTATTCACTTTGTGTTG GTATCGGTAAACAGAGAAAAAGGATTGGTAATAATGCCGACCTGGGACCACCGGCTGACAATGACGCGAAATCATTGTCTGAAATCTTTAGAAACGGCTACAAGATACCGCCA ATGAATcaaaaactatttatttgtGACGGTTCAACTGATGCACCCGACAAAACAAACATTCTAGAAAGTCTGGAGAACTTTGCCCGAAAAGCTACCAAAAGTGGAGTGCTTATTTTCACGTTTTCCGGACATAATTGGTACAATCTACGTGAAACTTCATCGAGACCATACTTAATTCCATCTGACTTCGACGGTACGAAAAATTCAGCCATCTCGTCGGTGGACTTACGAAAGTGTCTTCGTAAAACGAACGCGAAAGCAGTGATTATTATCCTCGATTGCTGTTATTCCGGAAAACTCGGTCGGGAATTTCTGAGCGAGTCCAAATTGAAGACGTCCGTGTTTGTGTTGTCTTCGTGTTTGCCGATGCAGAGGTCATTATCGTATAGAGAACTCGGTCATGGCATATTTACGTATTTCTTAACGAAGTATTTTACGAAACGTGATGAAAATCAGGGAGCATTTCCACTTCAGCTCCTTTTAGAATATTGTCATCCTTTATTCAAAGCTATGAATAAACTACAAAG tcCATTTTTAGAAGTAGATTGTTTAATGACGCCCGAAGCCTTGTCTAACATCTCTGCGAAAGAGGTCCATGAATTGGATGACGTCGATGGTGCTGTGTCAATT GATCATCTGCTTTTCATTCGAAAATATATCTGGCGTCATTTAGGACGAGATGAAGACAATTGGTTCATCGCGTCAAAGATACCGTTATCCGCAGTCGCTTGGGTTTGGTCTTCAGCCGATTCATTAAACGTACTATGGAACGGTGGAATTCTTACGAAAAATGTCGAAGATCAGAATTTCTTTACGACGATCGTAATGAATGAAATACGATCGATTTGTCAATTGATTTACGCAGATGAATCGTCAGCGGAAACTTTATTATTTAAG gttgaaatatttttgttagCGTTTCTGTGTATAGCACGAGTGCTATCTGAATGTGTGCATATTGATCTGACTCCTGATTTAAATGATCTTCAAGGCGCTTTGATAGCATTTATATTCAAA GTAAGTTCCCTAACCAATGTGTCGTGGAAAAGTGATGGACCAATGGATGAATTGATTCGGTTCTTACAAAGAGTCACCGCGGATTGTACAATAACTGAAGACACTGGACTAGATGCAGTGGATGGTTGTATAACTGTACCTCGTGTTCAG GTAGTACAGTTGATCGATGCTCATGCACGtttgatgacttacacttga
- the LOC141908212 gene encoding inhibitor of growth protein 5-like, giving the protein MATAMYLEHYLDSLESLPVELQRNFNLMRDLDSRSQDVLKNIDELCDDYLMNVKSMEPEKRASRLTDISEMFNKSRDYGDDKVQLAMQTYEMVDKHIRKLDADLARFEAELKEKAVGAKSGGQETGSKKGRAKSDKKKKKKDDFDDEIPKKKKKKNQISATDIPVTPTVPALPLSIAHPSDVLDMPVDPNEPTYCLCHQVSYGEMIGCDNADCPIEWFHFACVGLTIKPKGKWYCPKCTVERKKK; this is encoded by the exons ATGGCGACCGCTATGTATCTAGAGCATTATCTCGATA GTCTAGAAAGTTTGCCAGTAGAATTGCAGAGGAATTTCAATCTGATGAGAGATCTCGACTCGCGATCACAAG ATGTTCTGAAGAATATCGATGAATTATGCGATGATTATTTGATGAATGTAAAATCGATGGAACCAGAGAAGAGAGCGTCGCGACTGACCGACATCAGCGAAATGTTCAATAAAAGTCGTGACTATGGAGATGATAAAGTACAGCTGGCAATGCAGACTTATGAAATG GTCGATAAACACATACGAAAATTAGACGCCGATTTGGCTCGATTTGAGGCGGAATTAAAGGAGAAAGCGGTCGGTGCTAAATCTGGTGGACAAGAAACAGGCAGTAAAA AGGGCAGGGCAAAATCGgacaagaaaaaaaagaagaaagacgatttcgatgatgaaataccgaagaaaaagaaaaagaagaaccAAATCAG CGCTACTGATATACCAGTGACACCGACTGTACCTGCATTACCTCTATCTATCGCTCATCCGTCTGATGTATTAGACATGCCTGTCGATCCGAATGAACCGACGTACTGTTTGTGTCATCAAGTCTCATACGGAGAGATGATTGGCTGTGATAACGCCGAT TGTCCTATCGAATGGTTTCATTTTGCATGCGTTGGACTTACGATCAAACCGAAAGGAAAGTGGTATTGTCCGAAATGTACGGTCGAACGAAAAAAGAAGTAG
- the LOC141908542 gene encoding uncharacterized protein LOC141908542 isoform X1 encodes MIHHSMMGVISSKLFMKQQPHVDNQRSYGVVTAKLIANEIDFDSNDSYSLCVGIGKQRKRIGNNADLGPPADNDAKSLSEIFRNGYKIPPMNQKLFICDGSTDAPDKTNILESLENFARKATKSGVLIFTFSGHNWYNLRETSSRPYLIPSDFDGTKNSAISSVDLRKCLRKTNAKAVIIILDCCYSGKLGREFLSESKLKTSVFVLSSCLPMQRSLSYRELGHGIFTYFLTKYFTKRDENQGAFPLQLLLEYCHPLFKAMNKLQSPFLEVDCLMTPEALSNISAKEVHELDDVDGAVSIDHLLFIRKYIWRHLGRDEDNWFIASKIPLSAVAWVWSSADSLNVLWNGGILTKNVEDQNFFTTIVMNEIRSICQLIYADESSAETLLFKVEIFLLAFLCIARVLSECVHIDLTPDLNDLQGALIAFIFKVSSLTNVSWKSDGPMDELIRFLQRVTADCTITEDTGLDAVDGCITVPRVQVVQLIDAHARLMTYT; translated from the exons ATG ATTCATCATTCAATGATGGGTGTTATATCGAGCAAACTGTTCATGAAGCAACAACCGCACGTGGATAATCAACGATCGTATGGTGTCGTTACGGCAAAACTGATTGccaatgaaattgatttcgaTTCAAATGACAGTTATTCACTTTGTGTTG GTATCGGTAAACAGAGAAAAAGGATTGGTAATAATGCCGACCTGGGACCACCGGCTGACAATGACGCGAAATCATTGTCTGAAATCTTTAGAAACGGCTACAAGATACCGCCA ATGAATcaaaaactatttatttgtGACGGTTCAACTGATGCACCCGACAAAACAAACATTCTAGAAAGTCTGGAGAACTTTGCCCGAAAAGCTACCAAAAGTGGAGTGCTTATTTTCACGTTTTCCGGACATAATTGGTACAATCTACGTGAAACTTCATCGAGACCATACTTAATTCCATCTGACTTCGACGGTACGAAAAATTCAGCCATCTCGTCGGTGGACTTACGAAAGTGTCTTCGTAAAACGAACGCGAAAGCAGTGATTATTATCCTCGATTGCTGTTATTCCGGAAAACTCGGTCGGGAATTTCTGAGCGAGTCCAAATTGAAGACGTCCGTGTTTGTGTTGTCTTCGTGTTTGCCGATGCAGAGGTCATTATCGTATAGAGAACTCGGTCATGGCATATTTACGTATTTCTTAACGAAGTATTTTACGAAACGTGATGAAAATCAGGGAGCATTTCCACTTCAGCTCCTTTTAGAATATTGTCATCCTTTATTCAAAGCTATGAATAAACTACAAAG tcCATTTTTAGAAGTAGATTGTTTAATGACGCCCGAAGCCTTGTCTAACATCTCTGCGAAAGAGGTCCATGAATTGGATGACGTCGATGGTGCTGTGTCAATT GATCATCTGCTTTTCATTCGAAAATATATCTGGCGTCATTTAGGACGAGATGAAGACAATTGGTTCATCGCGTCAAAGATACCGTTATCCGCAGTCGCTTGGGTTTGGTCTTCAGCCGATTCATTAAACGTACTATGGAACGGTGGAATTCTTACGAAAAATGTCGAAGATCAGAATTTCTTTACGACGATCGTAATGAATGAAATACGATCGATTTGTCAATTGATTTACGCAGATGAATCGTCAGCGGAAACTTTATTATTTAAG gttgaaatatttttgttagCGTTTCTGTGTATAGCACGAGTGCTATCTGAATGTGTGCATATTGATCTGACTCCTGATTTAAATGATCTTCAAGGCGCTTTGATAGCATTTATATTCAAA GTAAGTTCCCTAACCAATGTGTCGTGGAAAAGTGATGGACCAATGGATGAATTGATTCGGTTCTTACAAAGAGTCACCGCGGATTGTACAATAACTGAAGACACTGGACTAGATGCAGTGGATGGTTGTATAACTGTACCTCGTGTTCAG GTAGTACAGTTGATCGATGCTCATGCACGtttgatgacttacacttga